In Amycolatopsis sulphurea, one genomic interval encodes:
- a CDS encoding proline dehydrogenase family protein — MLRTPLLAAARSPRIRALIEAVPATRAVVRRFVSGAATEDAVRVAGKLAADGRKITIDHLGEDTTDAAQATRTVQAYEELLSALAEQGLSEGADVSVKLSAVGQFLPGDGEGVALENARKICAAAEAVGATVTLDMEDHTTTDSTLGILRKLRGEYPWVGAVLQAYLRRTEQDCHELSGPGSRVRLCKGAYSEPETVAYQDKSEVDKSYVRCLRVLMAGQGYPMVATHDPRMIAIAERLAADAGRTADDHEFQMLYGIRPDEQQRISATGTTMRVYVPCGDEWYGYFMRRLAERPANLTFFLRGLVTRS, encoded by the coding sequence ATGCTGCGTACCCCGTTGCTCGCTGCTGCTCGATCACCGCGGATCAGGGCGTTGATCGAAGCTGTGCCCGCGACGCGTGCCGTGGTCCGTCGGTTTGTGTCCGGTGCCGCTACGGAGGACGCCGTACGCGTTGCCGGGAAATTGGCCGCCGACGGTCGCAAGATCACCATCGACCACCTCGGTGAGGACACCACCGACGCTGCACAGGCTACAAGGACTGTGCAGGCGTACGAGGAACTGTTGTCCGCGTTGGCGGAGCAAGGCCTTTCGGAAGGCGCTGACGTTTCGGTGAAGCTGTCCGCCGTCGGGCAGTTCCTGCCGGGCGACGGCGAGGGCGTCGCCTTGGAGAACGCGCGCAAGATCTGCGCGGCAGCGGAAGCTGTCGGCGCGACGGTGACCCTCGACATGGAGGACCACACCACCACCGACTCGACGCTCGGCATCCTCCGGAAGCTGCGCGGCGAGTACCCGTGGGTGGGCGCGGTGTTGCAGGCCTACCTCCGGCGTACCGAGCAGGACTGCCACGAGCTGTCCGGCCCGGGTTCGCGGGTACGGCTGTGCAAGGGCGCCTACTCCGAACCGGAAACCGTGGCGTACCAAGACAAGTCCGAAGTGGACAAGTCCTACGTACGCTGCCTGCGGGTGCTCATGGCAGGGCAGGGCTACCCGATGGTCGCTACGCATGATCCGCGGATGATCGCCATCGCGGAGCGGCTGGCTGCCGACGCCGGGCGCACTGCGGACGACCATGAGTTCCAGATGCTCTACGGCATCCGCCCGGACGAGCAGCAGCGGATCTCCGCGACGGGCACCACTATGCGGGTGTACGTGCCGTGCGGCGACGAGTGGTACGGCTACTTCATGCGGCGTCTCGCGGAACGGCCGGCGAACCTGACGTTCTTCCTGCGCGGGCTCGTCACGCGCTCCTGA
- the pruA gene encoding L-glutamate gamma-semialdehyde dehydrogenase, producing the protein MDAVTQTPAPKNEPVYTYAPGSAERAELEGVLKKLGQAGPVDLTVTVGGEQRAGGGEKIDVVQPHNHGQVLGTIRSASQQDASDAIAAAAKAAPEWRALSYDDRAAILLRAADLLTGPWRATVNAATMLGQSKTATQAEIDSACELADFWRFNVEFGRRVLAEQPKSSPGVWNRMEHRPLEGFVYAITPFNFTAIAGNLPTAPALMGNTVLWKPSPTQSFAAHLTMRLLEEAGMPPGVINLLPGDGKAVSEVALKHRDLAGIHFTGSTATFQHLWGTVGANISGYRGYPRIVGETGGKDFVLAHPSADLDVLRTALVRGAFEYQGQKCSAASRAYVPRSLWEQMKDGLASETEAISYGDVTDLSHFGGAVIDRRAFEKHASLFERVKGDSEVEILVGGTADDSVGYFVQPTVLVSTNPKHEIFSTEYFGPILSVYVYEDAEFDSVLKVIDETAAYALTGAVIANDRAAVAKASEALRFTAGNFYVNDKPTGAVVGQQPFGGARASGTNDKAGSIFNLLRWTSPRSIKETFVPPTIVRYPHQG; encoded by the coding sequence GTGGACGCCGTGACCCAGACCCCCGCCCCGAAGAACGAGCCGGTGTACACGTACGCCCCCGGGAGCGCTGAGCGCGCCGAACTGGAGGGCGTGCTGAAGAAGCTGGGTCAGGCCGGACCGGTGGACCTGACTGTGACGGTCGGCGGTGAACAGCGCGCTGGAGGCGGCGAGAAGATCGACGTTGTCCAGCCGCACAACCACGGCCAGGTACTCGGCACCATCCGGAGCGCTTCGCAGCAGGACGCGTCCGACGCGATCGCTGCCGCGGCGAAGGCGGCCCCGGAGTGGCGTGCGCTCTCGTACGACGACCGCGCTGCCATTCTCCTGCGCGCGGCCGACCTGCTGACCGGCCCCTGGCGCGCGACGGTGAACGCGGCCACCATGCTCGGCCAGTCCAAGACTGCGACGCAGGCCGAGATCGACTCCGCTTGCGAACTCGCCGACTTCTGGCGCTTCAACGTCGAGTTCGGCCGCCGTGTGCTGGCTGAGCAGCCCAAGAGTTCGCCCGGCGTGTGGAACCGCATGGAGCACCGCCCGCTGGAAGGCTTCGTGTACGCGATCACGCCGTTCAACTTCACCGCGATCGCCGGCAACCTGCCCACTGCGCCCGCGCTCATGGGCAACACCGTGCTGTGGAAGCCTTCGCCCACGCAGAGCTTCGCCGCGCACCTGACGATGCGGCTGCTCGAAGAGGCGGGCATGCCGCCGGGCGTGATCAACCTGCTGCCCGGCGACGGCAAGGCGGTCTCCGAGGTCGCGCTGAAACACCGTGACCTCGCGGGCATCCACTTCACCGGGTCCACTGCCACGTTCCAGCACCTGTGGGGCACCGTCGGCGCGAACATCTCCGGCTACCGCGGTTACCCGCGGATCGTCGGCGAGACCGGTGGCAAGGACTTCGTGCTCGCGCACCCGTCGGCCGACCTTGACGTGCTTCGCACCGCGCTCGTCCGCGGCGCGTTCGAGTACCAGGGCCAGAAGTGCTCCGCTGCTTCGCGTGCGTACGTGCCGCGCAGCCTGTGGGAGCAGATGAAGGACGGCCTGGCCAGCGAGACCGAGGCGATCAGCTACGGCGACGTAACCGACCTCAGTCACTTCGGTGGCGCAGTGATCGACCGTCGCGCTTTCGAGAAGCACGCGTCGCTGTTCGAGCGCGTCAAGGGCGACTCCGAAGTGGAGATCCTCGTCGGTGGCACGGCTGACGACAGCGTGGGCTACTTCGTGCAGCCGACCGTCCTCGTGTCGACCAACCCGAAGCACGAGATTTTCAGCACCGAGTACTTCGGGCCGATCCTGTCTGTGTACGTGTACGAAGACGCCGAGTTCGACAGCGTCCTCAAGGTGATCGACGAGACCGCTGCGTACGCCCTGACCGGCGCAGTGATCGCCAACGACCGCGCAGCAGTCGCGAAGGCCTCCGAAGCGCTGCGGTTCACCGCGGGCAACTTCTACGTCAACGACAAGCCGACCGGTGCCGTCGTCGGGCAGCAGCCCTTCGGTGGGGCGCGCGCTTCCGGCACCAATGACAAGGCCGGGTCGATCTTCAACCTGCTTCGCTGGACGAGTCCGCGCTCGATCAAGGAGACCTTCGTGCCGCCGACCATCGTGCGCTACCCGCACCAGGGCTGA